A single Marinitoga aeolica DNA region contains:
- a CDS encoding endonuclease III domain-containing protein: protein MYIDLMEVYNKLYSEYNIPEGWWPGDNEFEIMIGALLTQNTNWNNVEKSLDNIKKRNLMNPESLYYLPINELEELIRPSGFYTVKAKYIKNLLEWFKTYNFSFEVINKKEKEILRNELLNIKGIGKETADSILLYAFNKLSFVIDAYTKRMFSRLGLNIKVDYDTYKNFFENNLPKDIMLYKNYHGLIVEHSKNICKKKPLCENCKLKFLCKTYKTNFN, encoded by the coding sequence ATGTATATTGATTTAATGGAAGTATATAATAAGTTATATAGTGAATATAATATTCCTGAAGGTTGGTGGCCAGGAGATAACGAATTTGAAATAATGATTGGAGCATTATTAACTCAAAATACAAATTGGAATAATGTAGAAAAGTCATTAGATAATATTAAAAAAAGAAATTTAATGAATCCTGAATCATTATATTATTTACCCATAAATGAATTAGAAGAATTAATAAGACCTTCTGGTTTTTATACTGTTAAAGCAAAATATATAAAAAATCTCTTAGAATGGTTTAAAACATATAATTTTTCATTTGAAGTTATAAATAAAAAAGAAAAAGAAATATTGAGAAATGAGTTATTAAACATTAAGGGAATTGGAAAAGAAACGGCAGATTCAATTTTGCTATATGCATTTAATAAATTATCTTTTGTTATAGATGCTTATACAAAGAGAATGTTTTCGAGATTAGGATTAAATATTAAAGTTGATTATGATACATATAAAAATTTTTTTGAAAATAATTTACCTAAAGATATTATGTTATATAAGAATTATCATGGTTTGATTGTAGAACATTCTAAAAATATATGTAAAAAGAAACCATTATGCGAAAACTGCAAATTAAAATTTTTATGTAAAACGTATAAAACAAATTTTAATTAA
- a CDS encoding peroxiredoxin: protein MGYVKYNIGDKVDFEIVETNGEIIKSEDLKGKWIVLYFYPKDNTPGCTTEAKDFTSLIDEFHKLNAEVIGVSPDSIDKHKKFISKHDLKVKLGSDENKELLEKFGVWQLKKNFGKEYYGVVRTTILIDPEGKIAYLWEKVKVKGHAEDVLNKIKQLQK from the coding sequence ATGGGTTATGTAAAATATAATATTGGTGATAAGGTTGACTTTGAAATTGTAGAAACAAATGGTGAAATAATAAAAAGTGAAGATTTAAAGGGTAAATGGATAGTGTTATATTTTTATCCTAAAGATAACACTCCAGGATGTACAACTGAAGCTAAAGATTTTACATCATTAATTGATGAGTTTCATAAACTAAATGCAGAAGTAATAGGAGTTAGTCCTGATAGTATTGATAAACATAAAAAATTTATTTCTAAACATGATTTAAAAGTAAAGTTGGGTTCAGATGAAAACAAAGAATTATTAGAAAAATTTGGGGTTTGGCAACTAAAAAAGAATTTTGGAAAAGAATATTATGGTGTCGTGAGAACAACCATATTAATAGATCCAGAAGGAAAAATAGCCTATCTATGGGAAAAAGTAAAAGTAAAAGGTCATGCAGAAGATGTATTAAATAAAATAAAACAATTACAAAAATAA
- a CDS encoding 1-phosphofructokinase family hexose kinase has protein sequence MIFTLTMNPSLDRYIYIDQLIPDDTNRAKKLVDYPAGKGIDVSRVIKELGGVSVAVALLGGYNGRKIEEMLDEEGVIYSSVRIEHETRMNIILEEKTQYRMSMPGASVKREKLQKVFDILHSLVREGDTIVISGSLPKGVDPDYYTGLIFSLKQWGATVFFDADGKNLKAGLEAEPHCIKPNTHELSRLLDKDIDEKDKISISKYAKETLEKYKLNEILVSMGKYGSVYANWDEAYYAYPVKLEVKSAVGAGDSFLAGYVMKYEEDKLEAFRLANAAGNAAVLTPGTELCRKKDVLELLPKIKIEKL, from the coding sequence GTGATTTTTACATTAACAATGAATCCAAGTCTTGATAGATATATCTATATTGATCAATTAATTCCAGATGACACGAATAGGGCAAAAAAATTGGTTGATTATCCTGCAGGTAAAGGGATAGATGTTTCAAGAGTAATTAAAGAATTAGGAGGAGTATCAGTTGCTGTAGCTTTACTTGGAGGTTATAATGGCCGGAAAATAGAAGAAATGCTTGATGAAGAAGGTGTTATATATTCTTCTGTTAGAATTGAACATGAAACTCGTATGAATATTATTTTAGAAGAAAAAACACAATATAGGATGAGCATGCCTGGTGCATCTGTGAAAAGAGAAAAGCTGCAAAAAGTTTTTGATATATTGCATTCTCTTGTAAGAGAAGGAGACACAATTGTAATTTCCGGAAGTTTGCCAAAAGGTGTTGATCCAGATTATTACACTGGATTGATTTTCTCATTAAAACAATGGGGAGCAACAGTATTTTTTGATGCGGATGGAAAAAATTTAAAAGCAGGATTAGAAGCAGAACCACATTGTATAAAACCAAATACACATGAATTATCTAGATTATTAGATAAAGACATTGACGAAAAAGATAAAATATCTATATCTAAATATGCAAAAGAAACATTAGAAAAATATAAATTAAATGAAATTTTGGTTTCAATGGGAAAATACGGTAGCGTTTATGCAAATTGGGATGAAGCATATTACGCCTATCCTGTTAAATTAGAAGTAAAAAGCGCTGTAGGTGCTGGAGATTCTTTTTTAGCAGGATATGTAATGAAATATGAAGAAGATAAATTAGAGGCATTTAGATTAGCTAATGCGGCAGGTAATGCTGCAGTATTAACTCCCGGTACAGAGTTATGTAGGAAAAAAGATGTTTTGGAATTATTACCTAAAATTAAAATTGAAAAGCTTTAG
- a CDS encoding NifB/NifX family molybdenum-iron cluster-binding protein: protein MKIAIPLIENLGKNSKISEHFGHAPYFGFINLKDNGEYELEVIENPLEEHGPGDVPNFLHSKGVDLLIARGIGGRAIAFFEQLGIQVIRGANGTVEEIINALKENILKDREYEVKEHFHKHGDDHDCNH from the coding sequence ATGAAAATAGCAATTCCGTTAATTGAAAATTTAGGAAAAAATTCTAAAATTAGTGAACATTTTGGTCATGCACCATATTTTGGCTTTATTAATCTTAAAGATAATGGTGAATATGAGCTTGAAGTAATAGAAAACCCTCTTGAAGAACATGGGCCAGGTGATGTACCAAATTTTCTTCATAGCAAGGGTGTAGATTTACTCATTGCGAGAGGTATTGGCGGAAGAGCAATAGCCTTTTTTGAACAACTAGGAATACAGGTAATAAGAGGAGCAAATGGAACAGTAGAAGAAATCATAAATGCTTTAAAAGAAAATATTTTAAAAGATAGAGAGTATGAAGTAAAAGAACATTTTCATAAACATGGTGACGATCACGATTGTAATCATTAA
- a CDS encoding 2-hydroxyacid dehydrogenase, which yields MAKVAFTYEIPEIAEKILLNEGFDVWVNREDRTLTHEEIIKLAKNNDALITLLSDKIDEEVIKAGKGKLKVISNYAVGYNNIDVDAAKEAGIYVTNTPGVLSDATADLAWALLFAVARKIVESDKFVREGKFVGWRPKLFLGYDIKGKTLGIIGMGRIGKEMAKRAKGFEMNVLYYKRNKLSEIEEKELGVKYATLEELIKNSDYISLHTPLTDETYHLLDEKEFSMMKPNTIIINTARGPVINEKVLIKYLKEGKIAGAGLDVYEEEPKVPQELIELDNVVLTPHTGSATYETRDNMAKMVAENVISALKGEVPPNNVY from the coding sequence ATGGCTAAAGTGGCTTTTACTTATGAAATTCCAGAAATCGCTGAAAAAATATTATTAAATGAAGGTTTTGATGTGTGGGTAAATAGAGAAGATAGAACATTAACTCACGAAGAGATTATTAAATTAGCAAAAAATAATGACGCATTAATTACATTATTAAGTGACAAAATTGATGAAGAAGTTATTAAAGCTGGGAAAGGTAAATTAAAAGTTATCTCTAATTATGCTGTTGGATACAATAATATAGATGTTGATGCAGCCAAAGAAGCTGGAATATATGTTACTAACACACCTGGGGTTTTAAGTGATGCAACTGCTGATTTAGCCTGGGCTTTATTATTCGCGGTGGCTAGGAAGATTGTGGAAAGTGATAAATTTGTTAGAGAAGGTAAATTTGTAGGTTGGAGACCAAAATTATTTTTAGGTTATGATATAAAAGGAAAAACATTAGGTATTATTGGAATGGGGAGAATTGGAAAAGAAATGGCTAAAAGAGCTAAGGGTTTTGAAATGAATGTATTATATTACAAGAGAAATAAATTATCAGAAATAGAAGAAAAAGAATTAGGGGTAAAATATGCAACTTTAGAGGAATTAATTAAAAATTCTGACTATATCTCATTACACACACCATTAACAGATGAAACATATCATTTACTAGATGAAAAAGAATTTTCTATGATGAAACCTAATACCATTATAATAAACACTGCAAGAGGTCCTGTAATAAATGAAAAAGTTCTTATTAAATATTTGAAAGAAGGAAAAATTGCTGGAGCGGGATTAGATGTATATGAGGAAGAACCTAAAGTTCCTCAAGAATTAATTGAATTAGACAATGTTGTTTTAACACCTCATACTGGAAGTGCAACATATGAAACAAGAGATAATATGGCAAAAATGGTTGCAGAAAATGTAATTTCTGCATTGAAAGGGGAAGTACCACCTAACAATGTATATTGA
- the rlmD gene encoding 23S rRNA (uracil(1939)-C(5))-methyltransferase RlmD codes for MSNICDVFGKCGGCTYLDIDYDVQLKEKTENILKILEDSQIEIKNYEGVLSSPEIYHYRNKMEYSFGNEMKDGPLTIGLRGKGKFYDVYSAKTCKIAPKDFGKIIEFSEMFFKDLPFRNYKKHSGYLRHLVMRKGFKTNEILLNISTSSEDYHSHVEKWVNEVLKLELEGKIVSIYHTITDAKSTVVKPDELKKLYGKDYFEEEILGIKFKVGPFSFLQTNTLGSEVLYSKVLDYIDENAKTGFDLYCGAGTITLLMAKKLEKVIGVEIVKEAVEAAKENAKDNNANNVEFYLGDAKDIVKLLDEKLDTIVVDPPRAGLHKNVINFIMDNKFDNVVYVSCNPANFARDMIYLKDMYEIEKFVFVDMFPHTKHLESVAKLVRK; via the coding sequence ATGTCTAATATATGTGATGTTTTTGGAAAATGTGGAGGATGTACTTATTTAGATATAGACTATGATGTTCAATTAAAAGAAAAAACAGAAAATATTCTTAAAATATTAGAAGATAGTCAAATAGAAATAAAAAATTATGAAGGTGTATTAAGCTCACCAGAAATTTATCATTATAGAAACAAAATGGAGTATTCTTTTGGAAATGAAATGAAAGATGGACCATTAACTATAGGATTAAGAGGTAAAGGGAAATTTTATGACGTATATTCTGCAAAAACATGTAAAATTGCGCCAAAAGATTTTGGGAAAATAATTGAATTTTCAGAAATGTTTTTTAAAGATTTGCCATTTAGAAATTATAAGAAACATAGTGGTTATTTAAGACATCTTGTTATGAGAAAAGGATTTAAAACAAATGAAATATTATTAAATATATCAACTTCATCAGAAGATTATCATTCTCATGTAGAAAAATGGGTAAATGAAGTTTTAAAATTAGAATTAGAAGGAAAAATAGTAAGTATATATCATACTATAACAGATGCTAAATCCACAGTAGTTAAACCAGATGAGTTAAAAAAATTATATGGTAAAGATTATTTTGAAGAAGAAATATTAGGAATTAAATTTAAGGTAGGCCCATTTTCATTTCTACAGACAAATACATTAGGATCTGAAGTATTATATTCTAAGGTCTTAGATTATATTGATGAAAATGCTAAAACTGGATTTGATTTATATTGTGGTGCTGGTACTATAACATTATTAATGGCTAAAAAACTTGAAAAAGTAATTGGAGTTGAAATTGTAAAAGAAGCTGTTGAAGCAGCAAAAGAAAATGCTAAAGATAATAATGCAAATAATGTTGAATTTTATTTAGGAGATGCAAAAGATATTGTAAAACTATTAGATGAGAAATTAGATACAATAGTAGTTGATCCACCAAGAGCGGGATTACATAAGAATGTCATTAATTTTATTATGGATAATAAATTTGACAATGTAGTATATGTGTCTTGTAATCCAGCTAATTTTGCAAGAGATATGATTTATTTAAAAGATATGTATGAAATCGAAAAATTCGTATTTGTTGATATGTTCCCACATACTAAACACCTTGAATCTGTAGCGAAACTTGTAAGAAAATAA
- a CDS encoding PadR family transcriptional regulator has protein sequence MKKKCPRFKSADLLSGYLLLFLKDNPTHGYSLISKLKELGFEINEPTIIYRHLKKMENFGFIYSKIMPSDEGPPKKVFFITDLGKVYLKEISENIKNRVKVLNIFLEKYERSAEDENSNSVN, from the coding sequence ATGAAAAAAAAATGCCCAAGATTTAAAAGCGCTGATTTATTAAGTGGATATCTATTATTATTCTTAAAAGATAATCCCACTCATGGTTATTCATTGATCTCAAAATTAAAAGAATTGGGTTTTGAAATTAATGAACCTACAATTATTTATAGGCATTTAAAAAAGATGGAAAATTTTGGCTTTATTTATTCAAAAATTATGCCAAGTGATGAAGGACCACCTAAAAAAGTTTTTTTTATCACAGATTTAGGAAAGGTTTATTTAAAAGAAATATCTGAAAATATTAAAAATAGAGTAAAAGTTCTAAATATATTTTTAGAAAAATATGAAAGGAGTGCAGAAGATGAAAATAGCAATTCCGTTAATTGA
- a CDS encoding dynamin family protein yields MNIIDEKVIEKKNELLNIMEDLNFILKTIKKDIVLKEIKDRINEPYTFMIVGEVNSGKSSFVNALLKSKDLAKVSPQTCTDKINVIEFSEQSYEKELLDKYIKYIGRPYEILKNIRIVDTPGTNSMIAEHEEITESFIPNADLIIFIFPANNIEAGSAWKFFEKIVKKYQKNIIIVLTMKDIAKEEQIKINYENAKIRAKDKGKETPIFITSSDMEFENNKDSGFEEIRKFILDTVTGSKKEFGKLESSANQIKAFLLEIKEDLYKKKKNLIEQKDIIDIINKNIEISKKNSLNEVELWIKIILENYRNISKKVKIKLEEEITLWKLLKRSFSKKENLRVLEDEIKNLFINELLNSTKEISSERSVKFIDNIKSMLIKNLEELKKIEKSVDLKNIYYEFGEQRKKLIENTINKIDEYIKNEKFMDLIKEEKLKSINSTVFSGTGLSVLGIILMASTQISIFDITGGIITGLGVATGTLFAAFKKNKIVKKIEKKFDEGEELIKNNLESNLYGVVELIYNDIATLFSEFEANIITENEKLEELDKALNRYLKKLNEYIKTLGG; encoded by the coding sequence GTGAATATTATAGATGAAAAGGTAATAGAAAAGAAAAATGAGCTATTAAACATCATGGAAGATTTGAATTTTATTTTAAAAACAATAAAAAAAGATATTGTATTAAAGGAAATAAAAGACAGAATAAACGAGCCATATACATTTATGATTGTAGGAGAAGTAAATTCAGGAAAAAGTAGTTTTGTTAATGCTTTGCTAAAAAGTAAAGATTTAGCAAAGGTTTCTCCTCAAACATGTACAGACAAAATAAATGTTATAGAATTTTCTGAACAATCATACGAAAAAGAATTGCTGGATAAATATATAAAATATATTGGAAGACCTTATGAAATATTAAAGAACATTAGAATAGTTGATACTCCAGGTACTAACAGTATGATAGCAGAACACGAAGAAATTACAGAATCATTTATTCCTAATGCTGATTTAATAATATTTATATTTCCTGCAAATAATATTGAAGCAGGAAGCGCATGGAAGTTTTTTGAAAAAATTGTAAAAAAATACCAAAAGAACATTATTATTGTGCTTACTATGAAAGACATAGCTAAAGAAGAACAAATAAAAATAAATTATGAAAATGCTAAAATAAGAGCTAAAGATAAGGGAAAAGAAACACCTATATTTATTACTTCATCTGATATGGAATTTGAAAATAATAAAGATTCAGGATTTGAAGAAATTAGAAAGTTTATTTTGGACACTGTTACAGGTAGCAAAAAAGAATTTGGAAAATTAGAATCTTCAGCAAATCAAATAAAAGCTTTTCTATTAGAAATAAAAGAAGATTTATATAAAAAGAAAAAGAACTTAATAGAACAAAAAGACATTATTGATATAATAAATAAAAATATAGAAATTTCAAAAAAGAATTCTTTAAATGAAGTAGAATTATGGATAAAAATAATCTTAGAAAATTATAGAAATATTTCGAAAAAAGTTAAAATTAAATTAGAGGAAGAAATTACATTATGGAAATTATTAAAAAGATCTTTTTCTAAAAAAGAAAATTTGAGAGTTCTCGAAGATGAGATAAAAAATCTATTTATAAATGAATTATTAAATTCTACCAAAGAGATATCTTCTGAAAGATCTGTTAAATTTATTGATAATATAAAAAGTATGCTGATTAAAAATCTTGAAGAATTAAAAAAAATAGAAAAATCCGTAGATTTAAAGAATATATATTATGAATTTGGTGAACAAAGAAAAAAACTAATTGAAAATACTATAAATAAAATTGATGAATATATAAAAAATGAAAAATTTATGGATTTAATAAAAGAAGAAAAATTAAAATCAATAAATTCTACAGTATTTAGCGGAACTGGGTTATCTGTATTAGGAATCATCTTGATGGCATCAACACAAATTTCTATTTTTGATATAACTGGAGGAATTATAACTGGTCTTGGTGTTGCGACTGGAACACTTTTTGCTGCATTCAAGAAAAATAAGATAGTAAAAAAGATAGAAAAAAAGTTTGATGAAGGTGAAGAATTAATAAAGAATAATTTAGAATCAAATTTATATGGTGTTGTTGAATTGATTTATAATGATATAGCTACATTATTTTCTGAGTTTGAAGCAAATATAATAACTGAAAATGAAAAACTTGAGGAATTGGATAAAGCGTTAAATAGGTATTTGAAAAAATTGAATGAATATATTAAAACATTGGGGGGATAA
- a CDS encoding carboxypeptidase-like regulatory domain-containing protein, translating into MKKYGYIILLSILSILVLFSCQKIDPLLGNSNISGIVNLNDSSNHENIKVSIEGLESEGEGFSPIDTISSLGDTLSDKNGDFLLENIPAGNYIIKAEKDGYFPTKQFIEVKDNSEIILDNTLVLYPLGDYGTLNGNVKYIDKSDHTGILLEIRTPEGEPLPGMYTFSDKDGNYSFDFVPIGNYVVYAHDPSKNSEYSADAAPVLVENSKNTIVPDLILRKAAEHVVIFRDVSAWGAPDAIPNILEDIGFTNGAGIHQYEIMSSTDINNLNSFDSSWAIIIEGDQTTNFYEIYKTNSSKFDAFVENGGTLFWIACDNGWTGGDFTGTLPGEVTWRDYYDNYNELVNLTHPLLEGFPNDNELYGNYASHGGFDNLNDADIQNLVVFIKEYSSTEKYPTYIEYRYGDGRVVASTSPLEFYVNNGNSYDNEWYILLLRRSIEYVFNLPLSSVNAISQEPVE; encoded by the coding sequence ATGAAAAAATATGGATATATAATATTATTATCAATATTATCAATTCTTGTATTATTTTCTTGTCAAAAAATAGATCCATTATTAGGTAATAGTAATATATCAGGAATTGTAAACTTAAATGATTCTAGTAATCATGAAAATATAAAAGTTTCCATAGAGGGTTTAGAAAGTGAAGGGGAAGGATTTAGCCCAATAGATACAATTTCTTCATTAGGAGATACATTATCTGATAAAAATGGGGATTTTTTATTAGAAAACATTCCAGCAGGAAATTATATTATTAAAGCTGAAAAAGATGGTTATTTCCCTACTAAACAGTTTATTGAAGTAAAAGATAATTCTGAAATTATATTAGACAACACATTAGTATTATATCCTTTAGGCGATTATGGAACACTAAATGGAAATGTAAAATATATTGATAAATCTGATCATACTGGTATTTTATTAGAAATTAGAACTCCTGAAGGCGAACCATTACCTGGTATGTATACGTTTTCTGATAAAGATGGAAATTATAGTTTTGATTTTGTACCAATTGGAAATTATGTAGTTTATGCACATGATCCTTCAAAAAATTCTGAATATTCTGCAGATGCTGCACCAGTATTAGTAGAAAATTCTAAAAATACAATAGTGCCAGATCTTATATTGAGAAAAGCTGCAGAACATGTTGTTATTTTTAGAGATGTATCTGCTTGGGGGGCACCTGATGCTATACCAAATATTTTAGAAGATATAGGATTCACAAATGGTGCTGGTATTCATCAATATGAAATAATGAGTTCTACAGATATAAATAATTTAAACAGTTTTGATTCATCATGGGCAATAATTATTGAAGGAGACCAAACAACTAATTTCTATGAAATTTATAAAACAAATTCAAGTAAATTTGATGCTTTTGTAGAAAATGGAGGAACATTATTCTGGATTGCTTGTGATAACGGTTGGACCGGGGGAGATTTTACTGGAACATTACCTGGAGAAGTAACATGGAGAGATTATTATGATAATTATAATGAACTTGTAAATTTAACCCATCCATTATTAGAAGGATTCCCAAATGATAATGAACTTTATGGAAATTATGCAAGTCATGGTGGTTTTGACAATTTAAATGATGCAGATATACAGAATTTAGTAGTATTCATTAAAGAATATTCATCAACTGAAAAATATCCTACGTATATTGAATATAGATATGGAGATGGGAGAGTTGTTGCTTCAACATCACCACTTGAATTCTATGTTAATAATGGTAATAGTTATGACAATGAATGGTATATATTATTATTAAGACGATCAATAGAATATGTATTTAATTTACCTCTTAGTTCTGTTAATGCAATTTCCCAAGAACCTGTTGAATAA
- a CDS encoding aldo/keto reductase gives MMRVKLSKSNLEVSRIVQGMMRLNSWGYTEKELTDFIQKAIDIGVTTFDHADIYGNGECEEIFGNVLKNNPSIRNEIQLITKCGIIRKDENSNIRVKHYNTSKEHILKSVENSLKKLHTDYIDLLLIHRPDPFMNPEEIAEAFYELHKSGKVLNFGVSNFTIQQFKTLQEYTNLPLITNQIEISPYNLEHFENENIYFLLQKKINPMAWSPLAGGKIFNPSEEKGQRILKALKEVAKDFNVSSLDKIVYAWLLNHPVGIIPISGSGKIERLKNAVEAIDIKMNREQWFMIYEAALGHKVP, from the coding sequence ATTATGAGAGTAAAGTTATCAAAAAGCAATTTGGAAGTTTCGAGAATAGTTCAAGGTATGATGCGTTTAAATTCTTGGGGATATACAGAAAAAGAACTAACTGATTTTATACAGAAGGCTATAGATATAGGTGTTACTACATTTGATCATGCTGATATTTATGGTAATGGAGAGTGTGAAGAGATATTTGGAAATGTACTTAAAAATAATCCCAGTATAAGAAATGAAATACAATTAATTACAAAATGCGGAATTATAAGGAAGGATGAAAATTCGAATATTCGTGTTAAACATTATAATACAAGTAAAGAACATATATTAAAGTCAGTCGAAAATTCATTGAAAAAGCTTCATACAGACTATATAGATTTATTGCTAATACATAGGCCAGATCCATTTATGAATCCAGAAGAAATTGCTGAAGCTTTTTATGAATTACATAAATCAGGTAAGGTTTTAAATTTTGGAGTTTCTAATTTTACAATTCAACAATTTAAAACATTGCAGGAATATACAAATCTCCCATTAATAACTAACCAAATAGAAATATCTCCATATAATTTAGAACATTTTGAAAATGAAAATATTTATTTCTTATTACAGAAAAAAATAAATCCGATGGCATGGTCTCCATTAGCTGGAGGAAAAATATTTAATCCTTCTGAAGAAAAAGGGCAAAGAATTTTAAAAGCATTAAAAGAAGTAGCAAAGGATTTTAATGTGTCTTCTTTGGATAAAATTGTATATGCATGGCTATTAAATCATCCTGTAGGAATTATCCCTATTTCTGGTAGTGGAAAAATTGAAAGATTAAAAAATGCTGTTGAAGCTATAGATATAAAAATGAATAGAGAACAATGGTTTATGATTTATGAAGCAGCACTTGGTCATAAAGTTCCTTAG
- a CDS encoding MBL fold metallo-hydrolase yields the protein MKITGIVDNFKVHPLLKRDWGLSILIEDENKKILFDTGADYRILEHNIKHLGLERKLENIDILFLSHYHDDHTGGLEFILENFNVKKSYIPSQFPEELINKLEKKTEVVICEKPTEIKKNIYSTGTFKENIPEHSMVLKTEKGLVIIAGCAHPKIENILNFSKEYFKDKLHAVIGGFHFYKLYEEKLFVRLDRIKKTGVEFLLPSHCTGIEAINVMNVEFKGRIIKFGAGTTLEI from the coding sequence ATGAAAATAACAGGCATAGTTGATAATTTTAAAGTACATCCATTATTAAAACGAGATTGGGGATTGTCTATTTTAATTGAGGATGAAAATAAAAAGATTTTATTTGATACTGGAGCAGATTATAGGATTTTGGAACATAATATAAAACATTTAGGATTAGAACGAAAATTAGAAAATATCGATATTCTTTTTTTAAGTCATTATCATGATGATCATACAGGAGGATTAGAATTCATATTGGAAAATTTTAATGTCAAAAAATCTTATATACCTTCTCAATTTCCTGAAGAATTAATAAATAAATTAGAAAAGAAAACAGAAGTTGTTATATGTGAAAAACCCACTGAAATTAAAAAAAATATATATTCTACAGGAACATTTAAAGAAAATATTCCAGAACATTCAATGGTTTTAAAAACAGAGAAAGGATTAGTTATAATAGCTGGATGTGCACATCCTAAAATCGAAAACATTCTTAATTTTTCAAAAGAATATTTTAAAGACAAGTTGCATGCTGTGATAGGCGGGTTTCATTTTTATAAATTATATGAAGAAAAATTATTTGTTAGGTTAGATAGAATTAAAAAAACAGGGGTTGAATTTTTATTACCTTCCCATTGTACAGGAATTGAAGCTATTAACGTTATGAATGTTGAATTTAAAGGAAGAATTATAAAATTTGGTGCGGGTACAACTTTAGAAATATAA
- a CDS encoding DUF2089 domain-containing protein — MYKAPIICPVCGSKMHIEVLRCDNCKSKLEGNFEMNEFASLSDENIEFLRLYLLNRGNLSKVSEILKLSYPTVLNKFNKLLSDLGYVSKEYISDDEKNKNLVSEKKKIIDDLEKGLIKPKDAIEKLKLLKGEK; from the coding sequence ATGTATAAAGCACCTATTATATGTCCGGTTTGTGGTAGTAAAATGCATATTGAAGTATTAAGATGTGATAATTGTAAATCAAAGCTTGAAGGAAATTTTGAAATGAATGAATTTGCTTCTTTGAGTGATGAGAATATAGAATTTTTGCGTCTTTATTTATTAAATCGTGGAAATTTATCGAAAGTATCTGAAATATTGAAATTATCATATCCAACGGTTTTAAATAAGTTTAATAAATTGTTATCTGATCTTGGTTATGTTTCAAAAGAATATATTTCAGATGATGAAAAAAATAAAAATCTTGTTAGTGAGAAAAAAAAGATTATTGATGATTTAGAAAAAGGTTTAATAAAGCCAAAAGATGCTATAGAAAAATTAAAATTATTAAAGGGGGAAAAATAA
- a CDS encoding SHOCT-like domain-containing protein, producing MREELIRVLNMVKEGTIEIDEAADLIEAFFDTKTEDIKKSKSKRKLVIKVDSAKGDKVNVKIPLGLIKIAKAMIPLGLAQQGTNMSKEQIDQIIEAIENINFDEFEGENIVDVDSEDGDVVKIYIE from the coding sequence ATGAGAGAAGAATTGATAAGAGTGTTAAATATGGTAAAAGAAGGTACAATAGAAATTGATGAAGCTGCTGATTTAATAGAAGCTTTTTTTGATACAAAGACTGAAGATATTAAAAAATCAAAATCAAAGAGAAAATTAGTTATCAAAGTAGATTCAGCAAAAGGTGATAAGGTTAATGTAAAGATACCTCTTGGATTAATAAAAATAGCTAAAGCTATGATACCCTTAGGACTAGCTCAGCAAGGAACAAATATGAGTAAAGAACAAATTGATCAAATTATAGAAGCAATAGAGAATATTAATTTTGATGAGTTTGAAGGTGAAAATATAGTAGATGTAGATTCAGAAGATGGAGATGTTGTAAAGATTTACATAGAATAA